Proteins from one Camelina sativa cultivar DH55 chromosome 8, Cs, whole genome shotgun sequence genomic window:
- the LOC104706759 gene encoding general transcription factor 3C polypeptide 5 isoform X2: MGIIENGTISGNLPSKEAFVIHYPGYPSSIPRALETLGGIQGITTARESMSNKLELHFRPEDPYAHPAWGVQRPCNGFLLKISKEAVKKDSLPESQPVLATKDACLPEACPPLCADIVARVSESYCFDGMADYQHVIPIHADIAQQKKRKWMEVKPLAGNNDLMDMADEDVMMLLPQFFAPKDMPDNLVLRLPVTSPKKKEEPTQTLYEIDIGPVFAIDFGVKEIPKILNWEDVIVPSSNQWKWQVAVSALFEERPVWTRDSIVQRLLDKDLKCTHHMLNRFLLRSAYYFSGGPFLRFWIRRGYDPRKDPESRVYQRMEFRVPPELRGYCDANATNKSKPSWDDICAFKVFPFKCQTFLQLFELDDEYIQREIRKPPKQTTCNYKTGWFSEALLDNLRLRVAVRFVSVFPEPGFEDVFKSIQEEFERSEKTRIQKDAMKPGQRNHHETPKDMKRCKNTNEEKDGDVNADEDAEDMDDESEDLNGANDDDDEISLSSHGYDDMENNSRTYLQGLFNSFPSRAPALYGPGDGGSDGEYPIYEQESNALVDDDDDDDDE; encoded by the exons atggGAATCATCGAAAACGGAACAATCTCGGGTAACTTGCCGAGCAAGGAGGCGTTTGTAATTCACTATCCTGGGTACCCATCATCTATTCCCCGAGCTCTCGAGACTCTTGGGGGAATCCAAGGGATCACTACT GCAAGAGAATCAATGTCAAACAAGCTTGAGCTACATTTCCGCCCTGAAGACCCTTATGCACATCCTGCTTGGGGAGTCCAACGTCCTTGTAATGGGTTTCTGTTAAAAATTTCTAAGGAAGCTGTTAAGAAAGATTCTCTGCCTGAAAGTCAACCTGTTCTTGCCACTAAAGATGCTTGCTTACCAGAAGCTTGCCCACCTCTTTGTGCTGATATTGTAGCTCGTGTGTCTGAGTCGTATTGCTTCGATG GCATGGCTGACTATCAGCATGTGATTCCTATTCACGCGGATATTGCAcagcaaaagaagagaaaatggaTGGAGGTGAAGCCGCTTGCAG GAAACAATGACCTAATGGACATGGCTGATGAAGATGTAATGATGTTATTGCCACAGTTCTTTGCACCCAAAGATATGCCAGATAATTTGGT GCTGAGACTTCCAGTAACatcaccaaaaaagaaagaggaaccAACTCAGACTCTTTATGAG ATAGATATTGGCCCAGTATTTGCAATTGATTTCGGTGTTAAAG AGATCCCAAAGATATTAAACTGGGAAGACGTAATTGTTCCCAGCTCCAACCAATGGAAATGGCAAGTGGCAGTGTCTGCACTCTTTGAAGAGCGCCCTGTGTGGACAAGAGATTCCATAGTCCAACGACTACTTGATAAAGATCTTAAATGCACACATCATATGCTAAACAG GTTTCTTCTTAGATCTGCATATTATTTCTCGGGTGGTCCATTTCTTAGGTTCTGGATTAGAAGAGGCTATGATCCACGGAAAGATCCTGAGTCTCGTGT ATATCAGAGAATGGAATTCAGGGTTCCACCTGAATTAAGGGGTTATTGTGATGCCAATGCAACTAACAA GTCAAAGCCAAGCTGGGATGACATTTGTGCTTTTAAAGTTTTCCCTTTCAAATGCCAAACATTTCTACAGTTATTTGAACTTGACGACGAGTACATTCAACGAGAAATAAGAAAGCCTCCCAAGCAGACTACTTGTAAT TATAAAACAGGATGGTTCTCTGAAGCACTGCTTGATAATTTGAGACTCCGTGTAGCTGTGAGGTTTGTATCTGTGTTTCCTGAGCCAGGTTTCGAAGATGTTTTTAAATCTATTCAAGAAGAGTTTGAGAGGTCAGAAAAGACACGAATTCAGAAAGATGCAATGAAACCAGGTCAACGGAATCACCACGAAACACCTAAAG ATATGAAAAGGTGTAAAAACACAAACGAAGAGAAAGATGGTGATGTTAATGCTGATGAAGATGCGGAAGACATGGATGATGAATCCGAGGACCTCAAT GGtgcaaatgatgatgatgatgagatatcATTAAGTTCTCATGGAT ATGACGACATGGAGAACAACTCCAGAACCTATCTGCAAGGTTTGTTCAATAGTTTTCCAAGCCGCGCACCAGCTCTATATGGTCCTGGTGATGGTGGTAGCGACGGAGAGTATCCGATTTACGAGCAAGAGTCCAACGCtttggtggatgatgatgacgacgacgatgacgagTGA
- the LOC104706759 gene encoding general transcription factor 3C polypeptide 5 isoform X1: MGIIENGTISGNLPSKEAFVIHYPGYPSSIPRALETLGGIQGITTARESMSNKLELHFRPEDPYAHPAWGVQRPCNGFLLKISKEAVKKDSLPESQPVLATKDACLPEACPPLCADIVARVSESYCFDGMADYQHVIPIHADIAQQKKRKWMEVKPLAGNNDLMDMADEDVMMLLPQFFAPKDMPDNLVLRLPVTSPKKKEEPTQTLYEIDIGPVFAIDFGVKEIPKILNWEDVIVPSSNQWKWQVAVSALFEERPVWTRDSIVQRLLDKDLKCTHHMLNRFLLRSAYYFSGGPFLRFWIRRGYDPRKDPESRVYQRMEFRVPPELRGYCDANATNKSKPSWDDICAFKVFPFKCQTFLQLFELDDEYIQREIRKPPKQTTCNYKTGWFSEALLDNLRLRVAVRFVSVFPEPGFEDVFKSIQEEFERSEKTRIQKDAMKPGQRNHHETPKDMKRCKNTNEEKDGDVNADEDAEDMDDESEDLNVGANDDDDEISLSSHGYDDMENNSRTYLQGLFNSFPSRAPALYGPGDGGSDGEYPIYEQESNALVDDDDDDDDE, translated from the exons atggGAATCATCGAAAACGGAACAATCTCGGGTAACTTGCCGAGCAAGGAGGCGTTTGTAATTCACTATCCTGGGTACCCATCATCTATTCCCCGAGCTCTCGAGACTCTTGGGGGAATCCAAGGGATCACTACT GCAAGAGAATCAATGTCAAACAAGCTTGAGCTACATTTCCGCCCTGAAGACCCTTATGCACATCCTGCTTGGGGAGTCCAACGTCCTTGTAATGGGTTTCTGTTAAAAATTTCTAAGGAAGCTGTTAAGAAAGATTCTCTGCCTGAAAGTCAACCTGTTCTTGCCACTAAAGATGCTTGCTTACCAGAAGCTTGCCCACCTCTTTGTGCTGATATTGTAGCTCGTGTGTCTGAGTCGTATTGCTTCGATG GCATGGCTGACTATCAGCATGTGATTCCTATTCACGCGGATATTGCAcagcaaaagaagagaaaatggaTGGAGGTGAAGCCGCTTGCAG GAAACAATGACCTAATGGACATGGCTGATGAAGATGTAATGATGTTATTGCCACAGTTCTTTGCACCCAAAGATATGCCAGATAATTTGGT GCTGAGACTTCCAGTAACatcaccaaaaaagaaagaggaaccAACTCAGACTCTTTATGAG ATAGATATTGGCCCAGTATTTGCAATTGATTTCGGTGTTAAAG AGATCCCAAAGATATTAAACTGGGAAGACGTAATTGTTCCCAGCTCCAACCAATGGAAATGGCAAGTGGCAGTGTCTGCACTCTTTGAAGAGCGCCCTGTGTGGACAAGAGATTCCATAGTCCAACGACTACTTGATAAAGATCTTAAATGCACACATCATATGCTAAACAG GTTTCTTCTTAGATCTGCATATTATTTCTCGGGTGGTCCATTTCTTAGGTTCTGGATTAGAAGAGGCTATGATCCACGGAAAGATCCTGAGTCTCGTGT ATATCAGAGAATGGAATTCAGGGTTCCACCTGAATTAAGGGGTTATTGTGATGCCAATGCAACTAACAA GTCAAAGCCAAGCTGGGATGACATTTGTGCTTTTAAAGTTTTCCCTTTCAAATGCCAAACATTTCTACAGTTATTTGAACTTGACGACGAGTACATTCAACGAGAAATAAGAAAGCCTCCCAAGCAGACTACTTGTAAT TATAAAACAGGATGGTTCTCTGAAGCACTGCTTGATAATTTGAGACTCCGTGTAGCTGTGAGGTTTGTATCTGTGTTTCCTGAGCCAGGTTTCGAAGATGTTTTTAAATCTATTCAAGAAGAGTTTGAGAGGTCAGAAAAGACACGAATTCAGAAAGATGCAATGAAACCAGGTCAACGGAATCACCACGAAACACCTAAAG ATATGAAAAGGTGTAAAAACACAAACGAAGAGAAAGATGGTGATGTTAATGCTGATGAAGATGCGGAAGACATGGATGATGAATCCGAGGACCTCAATGTG GGtgcaaatgatgatgatgatgagatatcATTAAGTTCTCATGGAT ATGACGACATGGAGAACAACTCCAGAACCTATCTGCAAGGTTTGTTCAATAGTTTTCCAAGCCGCGCACCAGCTCTATATGGTCCTGGTGATGGTGGTAGCGACGGAGAGTATCCGATTTACGAGCAAGAGTCCAACGCtttggtggatgatgatgacgacgacgatgacgagTGA
- the LOC104706759 gene encoding general transcription factor 3C polypeptide 5 isoform X3, with amino-acid sequence MSNKLELHFRPEDPYAHPAWGVQRPCNGFLLKISKEAVKKDSLPESQPVLATKDACLPEACPPLCADIVARVSESYCFDGMADYQHVIPIHADIAQQKKRKWMEVKPLAGNNDLMDMADEDVMMLLPQFFAPKDMPDNLVLRLPVTSPKKKEEPTQTLYEIDIGPVFAIDFGVKEIPKILNWEDVIVPSSNQWKWQVAVSALFEERPVWTRDSIVQRLLDKDLKCTHHMLNRFLLRSAYYFSGGPFLRFWIRRGYDPRKDPESRVYQRMEFRVPPELRGYCDANATNKSKPSWDDICAFKVFPFKCQTFLQLFELDDEYIQREIRKPPKQTTCNYKTGWFSEALLDNLRLRVAVRFVSVFPEPGFEDVFKSIQEEFERSEKTRIQKDAMKPGQRNHHETPKDMKRCKNTNEEKDGDVNADEDAEDMDDESEDLNVGANDDDDEISLSSHGYDDMENNSRTYLQGLFNSFPSRAPALYGPGDGGSDGEYPIYEQESNALVDDDDDDDDE; translated from the exons ATGTCAAACAAGCTTGAGCTACATTTCCGCCCTGAAGACCCTTATGCACATCCTGCTTGGGGAGTCCAACGTCCTTGTAATGGGTTTCTGTTAAAAATTTCTAAGGAAGCTGTTAAGAAAGATTCTCTGCCTGAAAGTCAACCTGTTCTTGCCACTAAAGATGCTTGCTTACCAGAAGCTTGCCCACCTCTTTGTGCTGATATTGTAGCTCGTGTGTCTGAGTCGTATTGCTTCGATG GCATGGCTGACTATCAGCATGTGATTCCTATTCACGCGGATATTGCAcagcaaaagaagagaaaatggaTGGAGGTGAAGCCGCTTGCAG GAAACAATGACCTAATGGACATGGCTGATGAAGATGTAATGATGTTATTGCCACAGTTCTTTGCACCCAAAGATATGCCAGATAATTTGGT GCTGAGACTTCCAGTAACatcaccaaaaaagaaagaggaaccAACTCAGACTCTTTATGAG ATAGATATTGGCCCAGTATTTGCAATTGATTTCGGTGTTAAAG AGATCCCAAAGATATTAAACTGGGAAGACGTAATTGTTCCCAGCTCCAACCAATGGAAATGGCAAGTGGCAGTGTCTGCACTCTTTGAAGAGCGCCCTGTGTGGACAAGAGATTCCATAGTCCAACGACTACTTGATAAAGATCTTAAATGCACACATCATATGCTAAACAG GTTTCTTCTTAGATCTGCATATTATTTCTCGGGTGGTCCATTTCTTAGGTTCTGGATTAGAAGAGGCTATGATCCACGGAAAGATCCTGAGTCTCGTGT ATATCAGAGAATGGAATTCAGGGTTCCACCTGAATTAAGGGGTTATTGTGATGCCAATGCAACTAACAA GTCAAAGCCAAGCTGGGATGACATTTGTGCTTTTAAAGTTTTCCCTTTCAAATGCCAAACATTTCTACAGTTATTTGAACTTGACGACGAGTACATTCAACGAGAAATAAGAAAGCCTCCCAAGCAGACTACTTGTAAT TATAAAACAGGATGGTTCTCTGAAGCACTGCTTGATAATTTGAGACTCCGTGTAGCTGTGAGGTTTGTATCTGTGTTTCCTGAGCCAGGTTTCGAAGATGTTTTTAAATCTATTCAAGAAGAGTTTGAGAGGTCAGAAAAGACACGAATTCAGAAAGATGCAATGAAACCAGGTCAACGGAATCACCACGAAACACCTAAAG ATATGAAAAGGTGTAAAAACACAAACGAAGAGAAAGATGGTGATGTTAATGCTGATGAAGATGCGGAAGACATGGATGATGAATCCGAGGACCTCAATGTG GGtgcaaatgatgatgatgatgagatatcATTAAGTTCTCATGGAT ATGACGACATGGAGAACAACTCCAGAACCTATCTGCAAGGTTTGTTCAATAGTTTTCCAAGCCGCGCACCAGCTCTATATGGTCCTGGTGATGGTGGTAGCGACGGAGAGTATCCGATTTACGAGCAAGAGTCCAACGCtttggtggatgatgatgacgacgacgatgacgagTGA